The proteins below are encoded in one region of Lepisosteus oculatus isolate fLepOcu1 chromosome 10, fLepOcu1.hap2, whole genome shotgun sequence:
- the LOC102696723 gene encoding protachykinin, whose amino-acid sequence MKRLLSFVVVFLILAEVFSEEMGPSEDLNYWTDSNQIQDEWLPPDSFKEILRRITRKPRPHQFFGLMGKRSPANAQITRKRQKLNSFVGLMGKRSEEPDSYEWSTIQNYDKRR is encoded by the exons ATGAAGCGACTGCTGTCCTTCGTGGTAGTGTTTCTCATCCTCGCCGAAGTCTTCAGTGAAGAAATGGGTCCGAGTGAAGATCTAAATTATtggactgacagtaatcagatACAG GATGAATGGCTACCACCCGATTCGTTTAAAGAAATTCTAAGACGAATCACGAGAAAACCTAGACCTCACCAGTTTTTTGGTTTGATGGGCAAGCGATCCCCTG cAAATGCACAAATAACCCGTAAAA gGCAAAAATTGAATTCCTTTGTTGGCCTGATGGGGAAACGAAGTGAGGAGCCAG ATTCATATGAATGGAGCACAATACAGAACTATGATAAGCGACGTTAG